The following are encoded in a window of Microcaecilia unicolor chromosome 14, aMicUni1.1, whole genome shotgun sequence genomic DNA:
- the LOC115457042 gene encoding olfactory receptor 5V1-like, producing MVNYTSVTEFLILGFPEFPELQLPLFTLFSILYLMAVLGNLLVICIISADQHLHIPMYFFLANLSALDICSLSSIVPKTLAILLAKDYNISFLGCFLQMYCYTICVATEFALLTAMAYDRYIAICNPLHYLDIMNKRACAVLAAASWIVGILESLPHNIVVSQFPFCDSNVINHFFCEIAAVVKLSCSDTSIIQTMNYTLGSFIVLMPFLLTLTSYVFIISTILKIRSSEGKSKAFSTCSSHLTVILLAYGTMVGVYIHPGTMDTADPKKLPIAMYIVTLPLLNPLIYSLRSREIKVALKKAIMMTH from the coding sequence ATGGTAAATTATACCAGTGTGACAGAATTCCTGATTCTTGGATTCCCAGAGTTCCCAGAGTTGCAACTCCCTCTCTTCACTCTCTTCTCAATCCTCTACCTGATGGCTGTCCTGGGGAACCTCCTCGTTATCTGCATAATTTCTGCTGATCAGCACCTTCACATCCCCATGTATTTCTTCTTGGCCAACCTGTCCGCCTTAGATATCTGCTCTTTGAGTTCCATTGTGCCAAAAACGTTGGCAATTCTGCTGGCAAAGGACTATAATATATCTTTTCTGGGATGTTTTCTACAGATGTACTGCTATACGATATGTGTTGCTACAGAATTTGCTCTTCTCACTGCCATGGCATATGACCGTTACATTGCAATATGCAACCCATTGCATTATCTCGACATCATGAATAAGAGAGCGTGTGCTGTTCTGGCAGCTGCCTCATGGATAGTAGGTATATTAGAGTCATTGCCACACAATATTGTTGTATCCCAGTTTCCTTTTTGTGACTCCAATGTAATAAATCACTTCTTTTGTGAAATCGCAGCAGTGGTGAAACTTTCTTGCTCAGATACCTCAATAATTCAAACTATGAATTATACACTAGggtcatttatagtcttaatgcCATTTCTCCTAACCCTGACATCCTACGTGTTTATCATTTCCACCATCCTGAAAATCCGCTCTTCAGAGGGTAAAAGCAAGGCCTTCTCCACCTGTTCATCCCATCTTACAGTCATTCTTTTGGCATATGGGACTATGGTAGGAGTGTATATACACCCTGGAACAATGGATACTGCAGATCCAAAAAAGTTACCTATTGCAATGTATATAGTCACTCTCCCACTGCTAAACCCTCTGATTTATAGTTTGAGAAGCAGAGAGATAAAAGTGGCCCTAAAAAAAGCCATCATGATGACCCACTAA